Proteins co-encoded in one Pelobates fuscus isolate aPelFus1 chromosome 5, aPelFus1.pri, whole genome shotgun sequence genomic window:
- the LOC134612230 gene encoding tubulin polyglutamylase TTLL5-like — MAGQQPKKGEPSERQEKEHHPCIIWTGGSEKTPVVKFQAEGATGMVCLREVGEHYQLAYKMARIGNSPVSTMLSAHGFQKVETSSSNFNLMWTGPYNNASVLANLSKFQKINHFPNSMQLGRKDLLCKNIQTLQKKHGAQTYNFLPQSYVLPNDNKEFRKVISKDQGPWISKPVSACQGRGIQIINSFSQINRRETLLVSRYIKNPLLVDGFKFDLRLYVLVTSYDPLIIYLYEEGLTRFATNQYKPTEENMKNQYMHLTNTSINKANANYVRSTNPEVENHGSLWSMGALLRHLKELGKDTATLMSKIEELVIKSIISAEGSIASVLQGTLADRRKCFELYGFDVLVDETLKPWLLEVNLMPSLVSDVPLELKIKANLLADTLTLIGVQCQNTQQNMDKGPIITAKVKEGYQKTAAGQTETAQERMKIIREVKEEEERRGGFIRIFPNKDTWKKYSNFLTYKSFNSMLASHLFTKKPSKPGSSSSGLGQHYALYERQLPLLRTNIHEMALSQGSPSQSRTTPKDVRTCKPLNKIQPLHLHAAKMSDSKASSVGVGQHSVLHGQKQPSLQTNKSVIPSKTSHMSSERVSKVERQRLPNLVTCKHLDAIQPRNLLSTKLSDKKSSSSVPSALYQQKLPPLQSSRPVDHVMTLRQFSKKDCTQKFGYNSVRPSKIFHQSSERVPKDIRRQGLCGIRDSSTASGSMRQVDPQPTVLYGSSELLNIITGFSSTYQQLCAELDRL; from the coding sequence ATGGCTGGACAACAGCCTAAGAAGGGTGAACCCTCTGAGCGCCAGGAGAAAGAACACCACCCCTGCATAATATGGACTGGGGGTTCAGAAAAAACGCCAGTGGTGAAATTTCAAGCAGAAGGCGCAACTGGAATGGTATGCCTGCGTGAGGTGGGAGAACACTACCAACTGGCATACAAGATGGCTCGTATCGGGAATAGCCCGGTCAGCACAATGCTATCTGCTCATGGGTTTCAGAAAGTGGAAACCAGCAGTAGCAATTTCAATTTGATGTGGACAGGACCATACAATAATGCTTCTGTCTTGGCAAATCTTTCCAAATTTCAGAAAATCAACCACTTCCCCAATTCTATGCAGTTGGGACGCAAGGATCTACTCTGCAAAAACATTCAAACCCTGCAGAAGAAACATGGGGCCCAGACTTACAACTTCCTACCCCAGAGTTATGTACTTCCCAATGATAACAAGGAATTCCGCAAAGTTATTTCCAAGGATCAAGGCCCCTGGATCTCAAAGCCTGTCTCTGCCTGTCAAGGACGCGGAATTCAGATTATCAATTCCTTCTCTCAAATAAACAGAAGGGAAACACTCCTAGTCTCTCGTTACATAAAAAATCCACTTCTTGTTGACGGATTTAAATTTGACCTACGCCTCTATGTACTGGTCACGTCATATGATCCACTAATTATTTACCTATATGAAGAGGGTCTGACAAGGTTTGCCACTAATCAATATAAACCAACGGAGGAGAACATGAAAAATCAATATATGCATTTGACCAATACCAGCATAAACAAAGCAAATGCAAACTATGTGAGATCCACAAATCCGGAAGTGGAAAATCATGGCAGTTTATGGAGCATGGGTGCATTGCTGCGTCACCTAAAGGAATTGGGAAAAGACACAGCCACGCTCATGTCTAAAATAGAAGAGCTTGTTATTAAAAGCATAATATCGGCGGAAGGCTCTATTGCCTCAGTGTTGCAAGGAACGCTCGCTGACAGAAGAAAGTGTTTTGAATTGTACGGCTTTGATGTCCTAGTAGATGAAACCTTAAAGCCCTGGCTGTTGGAAGTTAATCTAATGCCGTCTCTGGTTTCTGATGTACCCCTTGAATTAAAAATCAAGGCAAATCTGCTTGCAGACACGCTGACATTAATTGGTGTGCAGTGTCAAAATACCCAGCAGAATATGGACAAAGGGCCCATAATAACTGCAAAAGTGAAAGAAGGTTATCAAAAGACAGCGGCTGGACAGACCGAAACCGCCCAAGAGAGGATGAAGATAATTCGTGAGGtcaaggaggaggaagagagaagAGGCGGTTTTATTCGAATCTTCCCCAACAAGGATACATGGAAGAAATATAGCAATTTCTTGACATACAAATCCTTTAATAGCATGCTGGCTTCTCATCTTTTTACAAAGAAGCCGTCAAAGCCTGGATCCAGTAGTAGTGGACTTGGCCAACACTATGCGCTGTATGAGCGACAGCTGCCGCTACTGCGGACAAACATCCATGAGATGGCACTCAGTCAAGGCAGTCCATCCCAAAGTAGAACAACTCCCAAGGATGTGAGGACATGCAAACCCCTTAATAAGATTCAGCCTCTCCATCTGCATGCAGCAAAGATGTCAGATTCAAAAGCCAGCAGTGTTGGTGTTGGGCAACACTCTGTGCTGCATGGGCAAAAGCAGCCATCACTGCAGACAAATAAGTCAGTCATTCCATCTAAAACTTCTCACATGAGCAGTGAAAGAGTTTCCAAGGTGGAGAGACAGAGATTGCCCAATTTAGTAACATGCAAACATTTGGATGCTATTCAGCCTCGTAATCTTCTATCAACAAAGCTGTCAGATAAAAAATCCAGCAGTAGTGTACCTTCGGCACTGTATCAGCAAAAGCTGCCGCCATTGCAGTCAAGCAGACCCGTGGATCATGTGATGACGCTCAGGCAATTTAGTAAAAAAGACTGCACACAAAAATTTGGATATAATTCAGTCCGTCCATCTAAAATATTTCATCAGAGCAGCGAAAGAGTTCCCAAAGACATCAGGAGACAGGGACTATGTGGCATCAGGGACTCTAGCACGGCCTCCGGAAGCATGAGACAAGTTGATCCACAGCCTACTGTTCTGTACGGTTCCAGTGAGCTATTAAACATCATCACTGGCTTCTCGTCCACCTACCAACAACTTTGCGCAGAACTGGATCGGCTATAG